In Gossypium raimondii isolate GPD5lz chromosome 12, ASM2569854v1, whole genome shotgun sequence, a single window of DNA contains:
- the LOC105764107 gene encoding uncharacterized protein At5g01610, translating to MSLHLKPIPSIAFLSLILLFLISSATGEDSPTAYEVLEQYDFPIGLLPKGVSSYELDETTGKFSVYLNGSCSYSIDNYELKYKSTITGVISKDKLSSLSGIKVKVLFLWLSIRSVTRDDDELEFSVGVASADFAVDNFSECPTCGCGFDCDTVNGGKNIKPNHQLISSA from the coding sequence ATGTCTCTCCACCTAAAACCCATTCCATCAATTGCATTTCTCTCTTTGATTCTTCTCTTTCTGATCTCATCCGCCACCGGCGAGGATTCACCTACCGCTTATGAAGTCCTTGAACAATATGACTTCCCCATAGGTCTCCTTCCCAAAGGTGTATCAAGCTACGAGCTAGACGAAACCACCGGCAAGTTCTCCGTCTATTTGAACGGTAGTTGCAGCTATTCAATCGACAACTACGAGCTCAAATACAAGTCTACAATAACTGGGGTCATATCCAAGGACAAGCTAAGCAGCTTGAGCGGGATCAAGGTCAAGGTCCTCTTTTTATGGCTCAGCATCCGGTCGGTAACCCGTGATGACGATGAGCTTGAATTCTCAGTTGGGGTAGCGTCCGCTGATTTCGCCGTCGATAATTTCAGTGAGTGCCCTACTTGTGGATGTGGCTTCGATTGTGATACTGTTAATGGTGGAAAGAATATTAAACCCAATCATCAGCTGATATCCTCTGCTTAG
- the LOC105764108 gene encoding uncharacterized protein LOC105764108: protein MALNLTTAIPISLLLLFLFVQSPHAVTGDSPSAYDVLQGYNFPVGLLPKGVIKYDLDESTGRFHAYLNDTCSFSLEGSYQLKYKSTISGIISNNRLKDLSGISVKVFFVWLNIVEVIRDDDELEFSVGIASASFPIDNFYECPQCGCGLDCGNGRVSKLRIKSSFSSF from the coding sequence atggCTCTCAATCTCACCACCGCCATTCCCATAtctctcctcctcctcttcctcttcGTTCAATCGCCTCACGCTGTCACTGGCGACTCACCGTCAGCTTACGATGTCCTTCAAGGCTACAACTTCCCCGTCGGTCTTCTTCCCAAAGGAGTAATAAAGTACGATTTAGACGAATCCACGGGCCGATTCCATGCCTACTTAAATGATACGTGTAGTTTCTCGTTAGAAGGGTCTTATCAACTCAAATACAAATCCACGATCAGCGGAATTATATCCAATAACAGGCTCAAAGACCTTAGTGGAATAAGCGTTAAGGTCTTTTTTGTATGGCTCAACATTGTGGAGGTTATTAGAGATGATGACGAGCTGGAGTTTTCAGTAGGGATTGCCTCTGCAAGCTTTCCGATTGATAACTTTTATGAGTGTCCGCAGTGTGGTTGTGGATTGGATTGCGGTAATGGGAGAGTAAGCAAGCTTAGAATTAagtcttctttttcttcattttag